The window CAACTGGGGGCGGCGCTACTCCCTGTGGGTGTTCAACTTCGGGCTGGCGTGCTGCGCCATCGAGTTCATCGCGACGTCGATGAGCCGGCACGACTTCATCAGGTTCGGGGTGATCCCGTTCGCCAACGGGCCGCGGCAGGCCGACCTCATGATCGTCTCGGGGACCGTGACCGACAAGATGGCCCCGGCCGTCAAGCGCCTCTACGAACAGATGCCCGACCCGAAGTACGTCATCTCGTTCGGCGCCTGCTCCAACACCGGCGGGCCGTACTGGGACTCCTACTGCGTGACCAACGGCGTCGACCAGATCATCCCTGTGGACGTCTACGTGCCCGGCTGCCCGCCGCGTCCCGAGGCGTTGCTGTACGGGATCATGAAGCTGCAGGAGAAGATCGCCGCCGAACGGCTCGCCGACCGCTTCACCCCGGCTTCCGCCCAGGTCGAGCCCGGGCCCCGCGGGGAGGAGGCGTGAGCCCGTCCGAGAGCCTGCCAGTGAGCCCGTCCGAGAGCCTGCCGGAGAGTCTGTCCGCGCGGTTCGGCGAACGGGCGCAGGTCTCGGAGTCGTTCGGCGAGATCACGCTCGACGTGGCCGCCGGCGACTGGATCGCGGTCCTGACCGGGCTGCGCGACTCCGGCTACGCGTTCTTCGACTGGCTGACCGGGGTCGACGACCCGCCCGAGGGCTTCTTCGTCGTCGCGAACGTCTACGACCCGCACGCCCGTCACCGGCTGCTGGTGCGCACCCACGTGCCACGAGCCGCCCCCCGCCTGCCGTCCGCCGTCGGCGTCTACCGCGGCGCCGACTGGCACGAACGCGAGACGTTCGAGATGTTCGGCGTGATCTTCGAGGACCACCCCAACCTGGTGCCGCTGCTGCTGCCCGACGGGTTCGAGGGCCACCCGCTGCGCAAGGACTTCATCCTCGCCGCGCGGGTCGCCAAGCAGTGGCCGGGCGCCAAGGAGCCCGGCGAGTCGGGCCACGGCGCGCCGAGCCGCCGCAAGACGCTTCCACCCGGAGTCCCGGCCGACTGGGGGGCACCCGATGCTTGACGTGGTGATCAGCTTCGCCGTCATCCTCGCCGTCTTCCTGGTGCTCCCGCTGATCGTCGGGCAGACCGAGCACAAGGTCATGGCCCACATGCAGTCGCGCCTCGGGCCGATGTACGCGGGCGGCTTCCACGGGTGGGCGCAACTGATCGCCGACGGGGTGAAGTTCGCGCAGAAGGAGGACGTCATCCCCGCCGCCGCCGACCGGCGCATCTTCATGATCGCTCCCGGGGTGGCGCTGGTGCCGTACCTCGTCGTCATGATCGTCATCCCGCTCGACCGGGACCTCGTCGCCGTGCACCTCGACGCGGGGTTGTTCTTCGTGCTCGCGGTGATGGGCGTCGGCGTGCTCGGCTCGATCATGGCCGGCTGGGCGTCGGCCAACAAGTACTCACTGCTCGGCGGCATGCGCTCGGCCGCCCAGCTCATGGCGTACGAGCTGCCGCTCGTGCTGGCCGCCTCCTCGGTGGCGATGGCCGCCGGCACGCTGTCGCTGCCCGGCATCGTCGAGGCGTGGCAGTGGTGGTGGCTGCCGTGGCAGGCGATCGGCGGGGTGGTGTTCTTCCTGGCCGGCCTCGCCGAGCTGCGCCGCCCGCCGTTCGACATGCCGATCGCCGAATCCGAGATCATCATGGGGCCGATGACCGAGTACACCGGGATGCGGTTCGCCCTGTTCATGCTGTCGGAGTACGTCGGCATCGTGGTGTTGTCGTTCCTCACCACCGTGCTGTTCCTCGGCGGCTGGCACGGCCCGCTGCTGCCGGGCTGGCTGTGGACGCTGGTCAAGGTGTTCGCGCTGGCGTTCGTGGTGATCTGGCTTCGGGTCAGCCTCCCGCGGCTGCGCGAGGACCAGTTGCAGAAGCTCGCCTGGGCCGGCCTCGTCCCCCTCGCCCTCGTCCAGCTCGCCCTCACCGGCGTGGTCAAGGTCCTCTTCTGACCGCTCCGGCGCCCTCCCGCCCACCTGTCCCGGAGGTGAGTGCATGACCGCCGGTGTCCAGCGGCCACGAGACGGTGAGTCCATGGCCGCTCGATTGGTCCCGTACGGGGGAGCGACGTGGCAGACGCGCTGCCCCGGAACCTCCCTGTCGTGGCACGAGGGGACGCTCACGGCCGCGGACGCGGTGACGGGCCAGTCGGTGTCGCTGACCCCGGCTGCGCTGTACCACTACTGCTACGGGCAGGAGGTCGTGGGAGTCGACGGCAAGCCGGAGCCGCGTCCGGTCACCGGCCTCGCCGCGCTGGACGCCGACGGCCTGGTGCTGCTCGACCTGCCAGGCGCCTGGCACGCCCCCTTCGTGCACCACTTCACCGTGGCGGCGGGGCTCCCGGTCGTGGACGCCCGTAGGGCGCCGTCCGGGCAGGTCCGGGCGGTTCTCGCCGGACGGGCACCGGGCTGGCGCCGCCTGTCGGGCCTGCCCCGGCCCTGGCTGTGGAGGTGGCGCCTGCCCATCGCCGTCGGCGCCGGTGTCGCAGGGCTCGCCCTGATGACCTATCTCGCCATGTCCGGGGCGTGGCTGGCCTGGCGCGGCATCGCGTCCCTGGGCCGGCTGGTCCTGGACCTGGTCGACGCCAAATGGCTGGCCATGGCCTTCAGCCCCCTGCTCCTGGTCGTCCGCCCGGTGGCGGCCCGCATGCACAGGTTGCGGACTCGGCGCGGCACGGTCCTCGGCCCGCCCGGCGGGCCGCATCTCCAGGTGCGACAAGGCTGGCTGCACGTCACCCGAGGCAAGCACACCATCGAGAAGTTCTTGCTGGCCAGGGCCGGTGGCTTGGCCGCCGGTCTCCTGGTCTACCGCTGTGAGGGGGGCGCCGGCCTGGTCGTCACGGACCGGTTCGGGCACCCGCTCCACCACCTGCCGGGTCCCTGGCCGCACGACGACGTCCACCGCTTCGCGACGCGCAACAAGCTGGAGCTGCGGGTGCGCTCGTTCTCGCGGGCGGAGTACGTCGCCCTGATCAGATCCTGCCGGGACGCCTCCCCGTGACGTGATCGCGCCGGAGGCCAGGAGCGGGAGCCGAGGAGGGTGGCCGGCCACGCGGCGTCCCGCTACCGGAATCGTCGGTAGTGCTCCGGCCTTCAGACCGGGGGTGAAGCCGACCGTCCCGCGTAGCGGGGCAGGGATAGCCGATTCGCCGCCAGGCGGACCGGCGTCCACCTGACTCACAGGGGCCGGTTCTGCTGCTCGATGTACTGGCGCAGGACACTGATCGGCGCTCCACCCACTGAACCGGCGAAGTAGGAGCCAGACCACAACGTGTTCGCCCGGTAGGAGTGGGCGGCCAGTTCGGGGAACTCTTGCCGCATCCGCCTGGAGGAGACGCCCTTGAGGCTGTTGACCAGCTTGGACAAGGCGATCTTGGGCGGGAAGTTGACCAGCAGGTGGACGTGGTTGTTCTCGCCGTTGAACTCGGCCAGGCCGGTTTCGAAGTCGGCGCTGACCGCTCTCATGATCTCTTCCAGGCGGGTCAGGTGGGTGTCGGTGAACACCCGATGCCGGAACTTCGTCATGAAAACCAAATGAGCGTGCAGGACGAAAACACAGTGTCTGCCGGTTCTGATATCGCCGTACTCGGCCATAAAC is drawn from Nonomuraea muscovyensis and contains these coding sequences:
- a CDS encoding NuoB/complex I 20 kDa subunit family protein, producing MAATDLPMPTVGPVSRLAPKPMRFVLNWGRRYSLWVFNFGLACCAIEFIATSMSRHDFIRFGVIPFANGPRQADLMIVSGTVTDKMAPAVKRLYEQMPDPKYVISFGACSNTGGPYWDSYCVTNGVDQIIPVDVYVPGCPPRPEALLYGIMKLQEKIAAERLADRFTPASAQVEPGPRGEEA
- a CDS encoding NADH-quinone oxidoreductase subunit C, with the translated sequence MSPSESLPVSPSESLPESLSARFGERAQVSESFGEITLDVAAGDWIAVLTGLRDSGYAFFDWLTGVDDPPEGFFVVANVYDPHARHRLLVRTHVPRAAPRLPSAVGVYRGADWHERETFEMFGVIFEDHPNLVPLLLPDGFEGHPLRKDFILAARVAKQWPGAKEPGESGHGAPSRRKTLPPGVPADWGAPDA
- the nuoH gene encoding NADH-quinone oxidoreductase subunit NuoH; its protein translation is MLDVVISFAVILAVFLVLPLIVGQTEHKVMAHMQSRLGPMYAGGFHGWAQLIADGVKFAQKEDVIPAAADRRIFMIAPGVALVPYLVVMIVIPLDRDLVAVHLDAGLFFVLAVMGVGVLGSIMAGWASANKYSLLGGMRSAAQLMAYELPLVLAASSVAMAAGTLSLPGIVEAWQWWWLPWQAIGGVVFFLAGLAELRRPPFDMPIAESEIIMGPMTEYTGMRFALFMLSEYVGIVVLSFLTTVLFLGGWHGPLLPGWLWTLVKVFALAFVVIWLRVSLPRLREDQLQKLAWAGLVPLALVQLALTGVVKVLF
- the tnpA gene encoding IS200/IS605 family transposase, whose protein sequence is MAEYGDIRTGRHCVFVLHAHLVFMTKFRHRVFTDTHLTRLEEIMRAVSADFETGLAEFNGENNHVHLLVNFPPKIALSKLVNSLKGVSSRRMRQEFPELAAHSYRANTLWSGSYFAGSVGGAPISVLRQYIEQQNRPL